A single region of the Microbulbifer sp. MKSA007 genome encodes:
- a CDS encoding FAD/NAD(P)-binding protein, whose translation MIPELWRVTHRREEFPGTITLSLTREAGGPSPIQPGQFNMLYAFGAGEAAISLSGSSASPAEPLTHTIKGQGLATQALCKLEVGTQLGIRGPFGQGWPTHLAANRPLVIIAGGLGLAPLRPLIYSFLKGHLPARRLQVFYGARRPEEMLYQPELGHWRSSFELVTSVDHASTDWNGHIGVITDPLRVTHLECNDALVFVCGPEIMMRFCIQVLLHKGVTESNIYLSMERNMKCAIGICGHCQWGPNFVCKDGPVFCYRDIRSWFQINSL comes from the coding sequence GTGATCCCTGAATTATGGCGTGTTACCCATCGGCGTGAAGAGTTTCCTGGCACTATCACTCTATCCCTGACACGAGAGGCTGGGGGCCCATCACCCATTCAGCCCGGGCAATTCAATATGCTTTACGCCTTTGGTGCCGGGGAAGCTGCTATCTCCTTGAGTGGTTCCAGTGCATCACCCGCTGAGCCACTTACCCATACGATTAAAGGCCAGGGGCTTGCTACCCAAGCGCTTTGCAAATTGGAAGTTGGAACGCAACTGGGCATCCGGGGACCATTCGGGCAGGGGTGGCCAACTCACCTGGCGGCAAATCGTCCCTTAGTGATTATCGCCGGCGGACTCGGGCTAGCGCCTTTACGACCCCTAATCTACAGCTTTCTTAAGGGGCACTTGCCGGCCAGGAGACTACAAGTTTTCTATGGGGCTCGTCGCCCCGAAGAAATGCTCTACCAGCCAGAGCTTGGTCACTGGCGCAGCTCATTTGAACTGGTGACATCTGTGGACCACGCCAGCACAGACTGGAACGGGCATATTGGTGTGATTACCGACCCTCTGCGTGTCACTCATTTAGAGTGCAATGATGCTTTAGTGTTTGTGTGTGGACCCGAGATCATGATGCGCTTTTGCATACAGGTTCTTCTCCATAAAGGTGTGACTGAATCCAATATCTATCTATCCATGGAGCGCAACATGAAGTGTGCCATTGGAATCTGCGGTCACTGCCAGTGGGGACCTAACTTTGTTTGTAAAGATGGCCCTGTCTTTTGCTACCG
- a CDS encoding cyclic nucleotide-binding domain-containing protein: MKVVTTLLKEHPFFTGLADKDLAFLSGCTSNSHYKEGEYLARENTPANHFFLIRSGRVAVETFVPNYGPLCLMTLHGGDIFGWSWLYPPYLSAFDARALTSVRSLKLGGQCLRDKCEKEPRLGFELMKRFTKVATERLQAARIQLLDLYGPHPSQGIPRCDP, from the coding sequence ATGAAAGTTGTCACCACCTTACTCAAGGAGCACCCTTTCTTTACCGGGTTGGCAGACAAGGACCTGGCATTCCTCTCCGGATGTACAAGCAATAGTCACTATAAAGAAGGAGAATACCTTGCCAGGGAAAACACTCCAGCTAACCATTTCTTCTTAATTCGATCTGGACGTGTCGCCGTAGAAACCTTTGTCCCCAACTATGGACCCCTTTGCCTTATGACACTGCATGGTGGAGATATATTCGGCTGGTCCTGGCTGTATCCTCCCTACTTGAGTGCTTTCGATGCCCGGGCCCTGACCTCAGTTCGCAGCCTTAAACTTGGCGGGCAGTGCCTCCGAGATAAGTGTGAAAAAGAACCGAGACTCGGTTTCGAGCTGATGAAACGGTTTACCAAAGTTGCTACAGAACGACTGCAGGCAGCACGAATACAGTTGTTGGACCTTTACGGGCCACATCCTTCACAGGGAATTCCTCGCTGTGATCCCTGA